From the Oryza glaberrima chromosome 5, OglaRS2, whole genome shotgun sequence genome, one window contains:
- the LOC127773006 gene encoding cytochrome P450 71A1-like, whose translation MLSFSSEKIKETSARSARSAATAMEIELSTVLLLLPFLLLGFLYLTGGVLRSGGNARRRLAPAPRGLPVIGNLHQVGALPHRALRALAAATGAPHLLRLRLGHVTALVASSPAAAAAVMREHDHVFATRPYFRTAEILTYGFKDLVFAPYGEHWRHARRLCSEHVLSAARSHRYGPMREQEVALLVNAIRTEAAAAAVDVSKALYAFTNAVICRAVSGRLSREDEGRSELFRELIEENATLLGGFCVGDYFPALAWADAFLSGFAARACRNLRRWDELLEEVIAEHEARLRGGDDGGGEEHREEDFVDVLLALQEESQRHDGSFKLTRDIIKSLLQDMFAAGTDTSFITLEWAMSELVKNPAAMRKLQDEVRRGGGATTAATPYLKAVVKETLRLHPPVPLLVPRECARDTDDDATVLGYHVAGGTRVFVNAWAIHRDAGAWSSPEEFRPERFLPGGGEAEAVDLRGGHFQLVPFGAGRRVCPGMQFALATVELALASLVRLFDWEIPPPGELDMSDDPGFTVRRRIPLRLVAKPVGSEDDKK comes from the coding sequence ATGTTGAGTTTCAGTTCGGAAAAAATCAAAGAAACGAGTGCGCGCTCTGCAAGATCTGCAGCGACAGCCATGGAGATCGAGCTCTCaaccgtgctcctcctcctccccttcctcctcctcggcttccTCTACCTCACCGGCGGCGTGCTCCGCTCCGGCGGGAACGCGCGGCGGCGTCTCGCTCCGGCTCCTCGGGGACTGCCCGTCATCGGCAACCTGCACCAGGTGGGCGCGCTGCCTCACCGCGCcctgcgcgcgctcgccgcggccaccggcgcgCCTCACCTGCtgcgcctccgcctcggccatGTCACCGCGCTCgtggcctcgtcgccggccgccgccgccgcggtcatGCGCGAGCACGACCACGTGTTCGCGACGCGGCCCTACTTCCGCACGGCGGAGATCCTCACCTACGGGTTCAAGGATCTCGTCTTCGCGCCCTACGGCGAGCACTggcgccacgcccgccgcctctGCTCCGAGCACGTCCTCAGCGCCGCCCGCTCCCACCGCTACGGCCCCATGAGGGAGCAGGAGGTCGCGCTCCTCGTCAACGCCATCAGGACCgaagcggccgcggcggcggtggacgtgAGCAAGGCGCTGTACGCGTTCACCAACGCCGTGATCTGCCGGGCGGTGTCCGGGAGGCTCTCCCGGGAGGACGAAGGGAGGAGCGAGCTGTTCCGGGAGCTCATCGAGGAGAACGCGACGCTGCTCGGCGGGTTCTGCGTCGGCGACTACTTCCCGGCGCTGGCGTGGGCCGACGCGTTCCTCTCCGGGTTCGCCGCGAGGGCGTGCAGGAACCTCCGGCGGTGGGACGAGCTGCTCGAGGAGGTGATCGCGGAGCACGAGGCGAGGCTACGCGGCggagacgatggcggcggcgaagagcacAGGGAGGAGGACTTCGTCGACGTGCTGCTCGCGCTGCAGGAGGAGAGCCAACGCCATGATGGGAGCTTCAAGCTCACGAGGGACATCATCAAGTCGCTCTTGCAGGACATGTTCGCGGCGGGGACGGACACGTCGTTCATCACGCTGGAGTGGGCCATGTCGGAGCTCGTCAAGAACCCGGCGGCGATGCGGAAGCTGCAGGACGaggtgcgccgcggcggcggcgcgaccaccgccgccacgccctaCCTCAAGGCCGTGGTGAAGGAGACGCTCCGGCTCCACCCGCCGGTGCCACTGCTCGTCCCGCGCGAGTGCGCGCGGgacaccgacgacgacgccaccgtGCTGGGGTACCACGTCGCCGGGGGCACCCGCGTGTTCGTCAACGCGTGGGCCATCCACCGCGACGCGGGCGCCTggagctcgccggaggagtTCCGCCCGGAGAGGTTCTTACCggggggcggcgaggcggaggcggtggaccTGAGGGGCGGCCACTTCCAGCTCGTCCCGTTCGGCGCCGGGCGGCGCGTGTGCCCCGGGATGCAGTTCGCGCTCGCCACCGTCGAGCTCGCGCTGGCCAGCCTGGTCCGCCTCTTCGACTGGGAGATCCCGCCGCCCGGGGAGCTCGACATGTCCGACGACCCGGGATTCAccgtgcggcggcggatccCTCTCCGGCTCGTCGCCAAGCCGGTCGGGTCAGAAGACGACAAGAAGTAG
- the LOC127774897 gene encoding copper transporter 2 produces MDMGGNGMAMPPPPAPVKKARYMHMTFFWGKNTEVLFTLWPGARGGMYALAILFMFALAVLLEFRGYRVLEARLARRRAPRAAAALRTAVHAVRVGVAYLIMLALMSFNGGVFLAIVAGHAAGFLAFRAGLCGGGPAPPLEEDRKNDPVCC; encoded by the coding sequence ATGGACATGGGCGGCAATGGCAtggcgatgccgccgccgccggcgccggtgaagaAGGCGCGGTACATGCACATGACCTTCTTCTGGGGCAAGAACACGGAGGTGCTCTTCACCCTGTGGCCGGGCGCCAGGGGCGGCATGTACGCGCTCGCGATCCTCTTCATGTTCGCGCTGGCCGTGCTCCTCGAGTTCCGCGGCTACCGCGTGCTGGAGGCGCGCCTcgcccggcggcgcgcgccgcgggcggccgcggcgctgcGCACGGCCGTCCACGCCGTGCGCGTCGGCGTCGCATACCTCATCATGCTCGCGCTCATGTCGTTCAACGGCGGGGTGTTCCTCGCGATCGTGGCGGGGCACGCTGCCGGCTTCCTGGCGTTCCGCGCCGGCCtgtgcggcggcgggccggcgccgccgctggaggAGGACCGCAAGAACGACCCCGTGTGCTGCTAG
- the LOC127774230 gene encoding 1-aminocyclopropane-1-carboxylate oxidase 1-like, with product MQSGGRRPSTGARHYDEHLENKLYASDLAKNLQLNKDDDDDALADQDWEATYFVQHRPKNNAADFPDIPPAARESLDTYIAQAVSLAELRAGCISTNLGLSDTDRVRDAFAPPFVGTRDGARRRGTR from the exons atgcagtccggtggccggcggccatcGACAG GGGCTCGCCACTACGACGAGCATCTCGAGAACAAGTTATACGCCTCCGACCTCGCCAAGAACCTCCAGCTGaacaaggacgacgacgacgacgccctcgCCGATCAG GACTGGGAGGCCACCTACTTCGTCCAGCACCGCCCCAAGAACAACGCCGCCGACTTCCCGGAcatcccgccggcggcgagggagtcCCTGGACACGTACATCGCGCAGGCGGTCTCCCTCGCCGAGTTGCGGGCCGGCTGCATCAGCACCAACCTGGGCCTCAGTGACACTGACCGCGTTAGGGacgccttcgcgccgccgttCGTCGGCACGCGGGATGGAGCTCGACGCCGCGGCACTCGGTGA
- the LOC127774712 gene encoding probable magnesium transporter NIPA4, with amino-acid sequence MGGARLGRWVEGMSADNVKGLLLALSSSLFIGASFIVKKKGLKKAGASGVRAGVGGYSYLLEPLWWAGMTAMIVGEIANFAAYAFAPAILVTPLGALSIIISAVLAHIILREKLHIFGILGCILCVVGSTSIVLHAPPERQIESVAEVWDLATEPAFLLYAAIVLAAAFVLIFHFVPQYGQTHIMVYIGVCSLVGSLSVMSVKALGIALKLTFSGMNQLVYPQMWVFLLFVVACIVTQMNYLNKALDTFNTAVVSPIYYTMFTSLTILASVIMFKDWDRQDPTQIVTEMCGFVTILSGTFLLHKTKDMVDGLPPNLPIRLPKHAEEDGYAAEGIPLRSAADGIPLRSPRATESFRATL; translated from the exons atgggcggGGCGAGGCTGGGGAGATGGGTGGAGGGGATGTCGGCGGACAACGTCAAGGGCCTCCTGCTGGCGCTCTCCTCCAGCCTCTTCATCGGCGCCAGCTTCATCGTCAAGAAGAAGGGCCTCAAGAAGGCCGGCGCCTCCGGCGTCCGCGCAG GTGTTGGTGGCTACTCTTACTTGCTTGAACCATTGTGGTGGGCAGGAATGACAGCAA TGATTGTTGGAGAAATCGCCAACTTCGCAGCTTATGCTTTTGCTCCTGCTATCTTGGTCACTCCACTTGGTGCACTTAGCATAATTATCAG TGCTGTTCTTGCACACATTATTCTGAGAGAGAAGCTACACATATTTGGTATACTCGGGTGTATTCTTTGTGTTGTGGGTTCGACAAGTATTGTGCTTCATGCCCCTCCAGAGCGTCAAATTGAGTCTGTGGCAGAAGTATGGGATCTAGCTACTGAACCAG CATTTCTACTATATGCAGCCATTGTGCTTGCAGCAGCTTTTGTGCTCATATTCCATTTTGTCCCACAATATGGTCAGACCCATATCATGGTGTATATTGGTGTCTGTTCTCTTGTGGGATCCTTATCG GTCATGAGTGTCAAAGCTCTTGGGATAGCATTGAAGCTGACATTTTCAGGGATGAACCAGCTTGTTTATCCACAGATGTGGGTGTTCTTACTTTTTGTAGTTGCATGCATAGTAACACAGATGAACTATCTGAACAAG GCCCTTGACACTTTCAACACTGCAGTGGTTTCGCCCATATATTATACGATGTTTACATCCTTGACCATTTTGGCCAGTGTGATAATGTTCAAG GACTGGGATCGTCAAGATCCAACACAAATTGTCACGGAGATGTGCGGTTTTGTTACAATCCTTTCTGGGACATTTCTTCTTCACAAGACAAAGGATATGGTGGATG GTCTCCCACCAAATTTACCTATCCGACTACCTAAACACGCCGAGGAGGATGGTTATGCTGCTGAAGGAATTCCTCTCAGATCTGCTGCTGATGGCATTCCACTCAGGTCACCGAGGGCCACGGAATCGTTTCGTGCGACATTATAA